A portion of the Lolium rigidum isolate FL_2022 chromosome 1, APGP_CSIRO_Lrig_0.1, whole genome shotgun sequence genome contains these proteins:
- the LOC124683559 gene encoding transcription factor BHLH6-like — translation MEDVSFDSFWETPSFLDAQVLEFDFQAQVLELDLVDSMYQPGEDSLSGLYSCYDDSSSPDGANSWSTGTTRAARESKNMIMERDRRRKLNEKLYALRAVVPNITKMDKASIIQDAIAYIEELHQEERRILADISNLESGSCTAVVKTEEDGAGFPPWKKMRRAASASCISDAICSPATRPVEILELEVTEVGEKLAVVSMRYAKTRGAMAMVCKALELLSLKVITANVTTLAGSIVHTMFVETDGMYAAETIKETVQAAIGQLHVTRSPLKSMSYR, via the exons ATGGAGGACGTGAGCTTCGATTCCTTCTGGGAGACGCCAAGCTTCTTGGACGCCCAGGTGCTCGAGTTCGACTTCCAGGCCCAGGTGCTCGAGCTCGACTTAGTTGACAG CATGTACCAGCCGGGGGAGGATTCGCTGTCCGGTCTCTACTCCTGCTACGACGACTCGAGCTCGCCGGACGGCGCCAACTCCTGGTCGACGGGCACCACGAGGGCGGCCAGGGAGagcaagaacatgatcatggagaGGGACCGCCGCAGGAAGCTCAACGAGAAGCTCTACGCCCTCCGCGCCGTCGTCCCCAACATCACCAAG ATGGACAAGGCGTCCATCATCCAGGACGCCATCGCCTACATCGAGGAGCTGCACCAGGAGGAGCGGCGGATCCTCGCGGATATTTCCAACCTCGAATCGGGCAGCTGCACCGCCGTGGTCAAGACGGAGGAAGACGGCGCCGGTTTTCCGCCATGGAAGAAGATGCGGAGGGCAGCCTCAGCCTCCTGCATCAGCGACGCCATCTGTTCCCCTGCCACTCGTCCTGTCGAAATCCTCGAG CTGGAAGTGACGGAGGTAGGTGAGAAGCTGGCGGTGGTGAGCATGAGGTACGCCAAGACGAGGGGCGCCATGGCGATGGTGTGCAAGGCGCTCGAGTTGCTCAGTCTCAAGGTCATCACAGCAAACGTTACCACGCTGGCCGGCAGCATCGTCCACACCATGTTCGTCGAG ACAGATGGAATGTATGCTGCTGAGACGATCAAGGAGACGGTACAGGCTGCGATCGGCCAGCTCCATGTAACAAGAAGCCCACTCAAGTCCATGAGTTACCGATGA